The genomic interval TGAAATTTAACGGTATTTACAGAGATATTTACTTCAGCTGCTATTTCTTTATTTGATTTACTAGATACAATTAAATTAAAAATTTCTCTTTCTCTAAAACTTAAAACATCTAACTTTACCTTTATAGGTTCCTCTTGTAATGTAAGTTGTTCTATTTCTTCAGAAAACTTTATAATCTCATTTTTCATTAAAGAGTTATACTTCCTCAAATCCTTTTCCCTATATATCACAGCAAATGAAAGGACTATAATCTGTATAAAACCACCAATTTTTAAATTAGTGGCATTGGTTTCAAATAAAGAAATTCCGAAATTTTTTAAAATATAAAAATCTATTCCGCTAAACAATATAATTACATAAGAAAACGTAAATAATTTAGTATGCGTGTTTTCCTTAAAAAGTAATACACCTAAAAACCAATACACAAATAAAAGTATTGCTGTTAAAATACCTAAGATTATATATAAATCATTCTTTTTAAAAATTAAAAATAAAATTACAAATAGAATAATACCAGCACCTATGATATAGGTATAATTTTTTACTTTAGGGTAATAGTCATCTAATAGCAGAAAACCATTAGCAAATCTAGAAGAGCAATAAGCGAGTATCACATAATTTAAAAGAATTAAAAATTCAATATTTTTTTCATCTACATTAAATAAATGCAAAATACCATCTGATAAAATAAAACTAAGGGTTAAACTTGCCAATAAAAAGGCATGATATAAAAATGAATTGTCTTTAAAAAAATAGAAATAATTAATACTGAACAGAATTACCAAAAAAGCGACTCCATAATAGAAACCATCAATCAGTAATTGTATTTTTTCTTCAAAAGCAGCATCTTCCACTGTATTTAATTCAACAGGAAAATAAGAACTAAAATTAGAACTAACTTTTACATACATAGGCGATTCTCTAGAAAACTTAAAAGATGAATACCTTTGGTTTCTCAACTTTTTAATTTCTCTTAAATTTTGATACGCCTTTGCATTAGTGGCTCTTATACTTTTAATTCTAAATATATAATTTAAGTCAGTTTTATTAGCAGGGATTTTAAACCAAAAAGTAGCTTCAGATTTTTTTTCTAAAACTTCTTTATTTAGAGGTTTAAATTCTTCTTGAGCAATGTTCTTATAAGTTAAACTGCTATTAGCATCTTTAAAATAATAAACATCAGACTGAGAAAAAGTTTTAAACCCAACTATAAAAAGAAAGATTAAGAGTAATTTAATTTTCATTAGTAGTTTTTTTCACATAGAAGACCTTATATAAATAGACGTATAAGAAACCAAACAATAACATAAGAAAAATATCTACTACGTTTTAAATAAACACTATATAAATTGTTTTAATATTAACGTAAATTTTCCTTTTTATTAATTATTACTAAAATAGTTTAAATTTTTAAAACTTCTTTTCTACTTTTAATATTTAATTTTCCATAAATATTTTTAACATGGAATTTAACTGTATTTATAGAGATATTTAAATCATCCGCAATTATTTTATTTGATTTCCCTAAAACGATTAAATCAAATATTTCTTTTTCTCTAATGCTTAGATTACCTATACTATGTGAATTAGAATCGCCTTTTATATTAACAGAAAGAACTTCAATTTCTCTAGAATAGTTTATGATTTCATTTTTCATAAAATCATTTTCTTTAATTAACATTTTCATTCTATACAGCACTCCAAAAGAAAGAATTATCATTTCAAAAAAAGCACCAATTTTAATAGATATAGAATCAATATTTATCACCGTTATTCCAATAAATTTTAAAATAAAAAAATCAATTGCAGAGAATAAAAGAAGAGACTCTGCAAAAACCAAAATTTTTGTATAAATATTTTTATTAAACAATAAAATGGAAGCAATCCAATATGTGAAAATTAATGAAAAAACCAATATACTTAAGGTCAGTAAAAAATAATAATTTTTTAGAGTTAAATATAGAGTTCCCATTACAACGATAAGAGCACCAATTATATAACTATATTTTTTTAGTTTTGGATAATAACAATCTAAAGATAAATAACTATTCACAAATTTGGAAGAAAAATATACCATTAAGATATAGTTTAAAACCATTATAAAGTCTTTAAGTCCTTCACTAAGGTTATAAAAATTAAGCATTCCGTCCATTGTAAAAATACCGAAACACATAAAACCTGAAAACAAAGAATAAAATAGAAATGCATCATCTTTAAATAATATATAATAAAAGAAATTATAGAGAATAATAAGAAAAGCAATGCCGTAATAAAAACAATTAAATATGAGTTGGTGTTTTTGATTTAACAAAGAGATTTCGTCTGTATTAAATTCAATTGGAAATGTTGAATGAAGCTTTGGCTTAATTTTAATAAACACATCGTAATCTCTAAAAAAAGAATACGTTAAATATCTTTGATTTGGTAGTTTATCTATTTGATAAAAACCCTGATACACAGTTGCTTCATTATACCTGTCGTAAGAAAACCTAAAAATATATTTTGTTTTTGTTTGGTAAGCCGGTATTTTAAACCAATATGTAGCATTTGTATAACCTTCATTTATTTGATCTTTAAGCAATACAAACTCTTTCTCCTTAACGTTTTTTAGAGTAAGGGTATTATCTACATCTTTATAAAAATAAATTTCATCTTGTGAAAAACTTACAATATGATAAAATAAAAATAAGATTATTAATTTATATCTCATTTAACGTTGTGTATATCGTTCTAAACTTTTACTCGTTCTAAAAAAATAAATTTATTGTTGCTGTTGTTGCTGCTGTTGTTGGTTTTTAGTTGAAAGATTAAAAGCAGCAGTTGCATGAATTCTTGTTGTATCAAAAACAGGTACAGAAATATCCTCTTGAGAAATTAATAATGGAATCTCTGTACATCCTAAAACAATACCTTCTGCCCCACCTTTAATTAACCTCTTAACAATCTTTAAATACCTTTCTTTTGAAACTGGATTTATGTTACCAACAGAGAGTTCTTCATAAATTACATTATGAATTACTTCTCTTTCTTTAGCATTAGGAATCATTGCCTCTATACCAAACGAAGTTAAAACATCTATAAAAAAATCTTTTTCCATAGTATATTTTGTTCCGAGTAAAGCAACCTTTTTAATTTTCTTTTCAATAATATTTTTCGATGTTGCTTCTGCAATATGAAGAACAGGAATATTGACTACTTTATTAACAGCATCTATACATAAATGCATCGTATTTGCACAAATTAAAATACAAGTTGCACCAGCTTTTTCTAAACTTTTTCCAGCATCTGCCATTAATTGATCTAACAAATCCCATCTTCCTTCTTTTTGAAGTTTAGAAATTTGACCAAAATCAAAAGAATTGATAATTACCTTTGCAGAATGAGGTTTCCCTAAATTGCTAACATTCAATTCATTTAAAATTCGATAATATAAAATGGTAGATTCTGGCGTGATACCTCCAATTAAACCTATTTTCTTCACCCTTATAATTTAAGCTAATTATAATAACTTTACATATTAAAACCAAAAGAACTTAAAACAACTTCGTCTGATTTTCATCATCTATTTTTTTCTGCTCTGCTTTTTTTCTTGCTATCGATTTTTGTAATGCAATTTTTGCTTTTTCTTCTGCAGAAAGTTCTTCTAAAATAGGTTTTTTAGTTTCCGGTACCGGAATATCAATAGGCAATTCATCTTCAACAACTTCCTCATCAACAACCTCTATATCATCAGATATTTCTTCTTCTGGTTCTTCAAAAGGTAAAGATGCTAATAAACTAACTTGTTTAATTTTATCGGTTGTTAACTGGTTTCCTTGCGCTTTTATACCTTTTACAGCTATAAATTCTTCAAAATTGACTTCTTCATTTTCTAAACTTCTTTTAGAAAATTGAACTTCAGCAATTGGTCTATAATCCGTTGCAACAAT from Polaribacter sejongensis carries:
- a CDS encoding LuxR C-terminal-related transcriptional regulator; this translates as MRYKLIILFLFYHIVSFSQDEIYFYKDVDNTLTLKNVKEKEFVLLKDQINEGYTNATYWFKIPAYQTKTKYIFRFSYDRYNEATVYQGFYQIDKLPNQRYLTYSFFRDYDVFIKIKPKLHSTFPIEFNTDEISLLNQKHQLIFNCFYYGIAFLIILYNFFYYILFKDDAFLFYSLFSGFMCFGIFTMDGMLNFYNLSEGLKDFIMVLNYILMVYFSSKFVNSYLSLDCYYPKLKKYSYIIGALIVVMGTLYLTLKNYYFLLTLSILVFSLIFTYWIASILLFNKNIYTKILVFAESLLLFSAIDFFILKFIGITVINIDSISIKIGAFFEMIILSFGVLYRMKMLIKENDFMKNEIINYSREIEVLSVNIKGDSNSHSIGNLSIREKEIFDLIVLGKSNKIIADDLNISINTVKFHVKNIYGKLNIKSRKEVLKI
- a CDS encoding LuxR C-terminal-related transcriptional regulator — protein: MKIKLLLIFLFIVGFKTFSQSDVYYFKDANSSLTYKNIAQEEFKPLNKEVLEKKSEATFWFKIPANKTDLNYIFRIKSIRATNAKAYQNLREIKKLRNQRYSSFKFSRESPMYVKVSSNFSSYFPVELNTVEDAAFEEKIQLLIDGFYYGVAFLVILFSINYFYFFKDNSFLYHAFLLASLTLSFILSDGILHLFNVDEKNIEFLILLNYVILAYCSSRFANGFLLLDDYYPKVKNYTYIIGAGIILFVILFLIFKKNDLYIILGILTAILLFVYWFLGVLLFKENTHTKLFTFSYVIILFSGIDFYILKNFGISLFETNATNLKIGGFIQIIVLSFAVIYREKDLRKYNSLMKNEIIKFSEEIEQLTLQEEPIKVKLDVLSFREREIFNLIVSSKSNKEIAAEVNISVNTVKFHVKNIYGKLNIKSRKEVLKI
- a CDS encoding aspartate/glutamate racemase family protein, which translates into the protein MKKIGLIGGITPESTILYYRILNELNVSNLGKPHSAKVIINSFDFGQISKLQKEGRWDLLDQLMADAGKSLEKAGATCILICANTMHLCIDAVNKVVNIPVLHIAEATSKNIIEKKIKKVALLGTKYTMEKDFFIDVLTSFGIEAMIPNAKEREVIHNVIYEELSVGNINPVSKERYLKIVKRLIKGGAEGIVLGCTEIPLLISQEDISVPVFDTTRIHATAAFNLSTKNQQQQQQQQQ